A stretch of DNA from Bradyrhizobium algeriense:
TGCCGGCTTCCAGCGCTTCGGCGACGCGCCAGACTCTCCCGAGATCACGCGCATAGAAGTACGACGCGAGTCCGAACGGCGAGTTGTTGCACATCGCAATCACCTCGGCCTCGTCCTTGAAGCGGAACACCGGCGCCAGGGGGCCGAAGGTCTCTTCATGTGCGACCAGCGCGTCCGCTTTCACATTGGAAAGCACCGTGGGCTCGAAGAAGCTGCCGCCGAGCGCATGGCGCTTGCCGCCGGTGATGATTTTCGCGCCGCCCTTGATCGCATCGGCAATATGCTTCTCGACCTTGTCGACCGCAGCCATATTGATCAGCGGGCCCTGCGTGACGCCCGCTTCGGTGCCGTCGCCGATTTTCATCGCCGCGACCTTCTTCGAAAGCTTCTCGACGAACTGATCGTAGATCTTATCCTGGGCGTAGATGCGGTTGGCACAGACGCAGGTCTGGCCCATGTTGCGGTACTTCGAAATGATGGCGCCCTCGACCGCGGCGTCGATATCGGCGTCGTCGAACACCACGAACGGCGCGTTGCCGCCGAGCTCGAGGCCGAGCTTCTTCACGCCCACTGAAGCCTGCTGATAGAGGATTTTTCCGACCTCGGTCGAGCCGGTGAAGCCTATGAAGCGCACGGCCGGATGTTCGCACAGCACCTTGCCGATCGCGGACGAATTGCCGGTGAGGATGTTGAACACGCCCTTGGGCACGCCGGCCTTTTCGGCGAGCGCGACCAGCGCCAGCGCGGTCAGCGGCGTTTCATTGGCGGGCTTGAGCACGACGGTGCAGCCGGCCGCGAGCGCCGGCGACACTTTTCGGGTGATCATCGAGCACGGGAAATTCCACGGCGTGATGGCGCCGCAGACGCCGATCGGCTGCTTGATCGCGAGCAGGCGCGCATCCGGCCGCTGGGTTGGAATGGTTTCGCCGTAGACGCGGCGGGCTTCCTCGGCGAAAAATTCGACATAAGCGCCGCCGATATCGACTTCGCCAAGCGCTTCGGCCAGCGGCTTGCCCTGTTCCGAGGTGAGGATCAGGGCTAAGTCCTCGCGGTTCGCCGCGATCAGCTCGAACCATTTTCGCAAAATGTTGGAACGCTGTTTTGCCGTGAGCTTGGCCCAGGCCGGGAACGCGCGCTCGGCGGCTTCGACGGCTTGCGTGGCTTCGGCCGTGCTCATGGCCGGCACTTTTGCGAGCTCCACGCCATTGACCGGATTGGTGACCGGGCGCGACGGCCTGCCGACCCAGGCGCCGTCGATGTAGCAGCGGTCGCGCAGCAGCGAGGGGTCCTTCAGGCGGTCGTGCAGCGAGGGTTGGGAGGCCTTCGAAGCGCGTGCGGCGACGGGCGGGTTCATGGCGTACTCCTCGGATTTTCTTGAGAGATTGGTCCGAGTATAGGCCCATATCAGCGGCAATGCACCGGCCGCTGAGGCAACCCTGCGTCAACCAATCTTGAGGTCACGCCGCGCCGCTCATATAGGTTTCGCGGCGGCCGATCATGCGTTGCGCGGCGGCTTTGGCGTCAGCCTTCGAGGAGGTCGCGCAGGTGCGGTATTCGAGATCGGGCAGTTTCGCAGCGTCACGGCGGCCAAACCAGGATTTGGACCCGACCGAAAGCTGCGCCAGCGCCTGGGCGACGTTATCGACCGCCTCGAAGGAGTGCAGCCCGCCGGTGCCGGCATAGCGGACTTCGTAAAGTCCGGGGGTAATCGGCGCCTCGATATTTTCGCCCCGTCCGGGACGGGGATAGCGCTTCCATTCACTCCAGGTCGAAATCATTGCGCACCTTCGCGACAGGCAGAAATGAGACAATTTTGGTCAATTGGTCCAGCCGACGGGCAACGTTTGTGCTGGAATCTGAACGCTTTACTGCAAAAAATCGGCGACGGGAATCATGGCGAAATCACGATATCGTGGATGGTTAAGCCGGTCACCGACGGAGGAGACCGTTCACCGCGGATTGTAGCGAGGTGTTGCAGTTTGGCGTCGCCCATACCGCGCCACCGCTGCCCACCCTCCTTGCCCATCACGAGATCGCGACATCGGCGGCGGCCGTCGGCGGCCGCTTGCGGGATCACACGGCCGGAAGGAAGATCGCGCCACTCCATAAAAAACAACGCGGAGGAGACCCATGCAAAGCAAAGCGGAGATCGATCAGATTCTGCGTCAG
This window harbors:
- a CDS encoding NAD-dependent succinate-semialdehyde dehydrogenase is translated as MNPPVAARASKASQPSLHDRLKDPSLLRDRCYIDGAWVGRPSRPVTNPVNGVELAKVPAMSTAEATQAVEAAERAFPAWAKLTAKQRSNILRKWFELIAANREDLALILTSEQGKPLAEALGEVDIGGAYVEFFAEEARRVYGETIPTQRPDARLLAIKQPIGVCGAITPWNFPCSMITRKVSPALAAGCTVVLKPANETPLTALALVALAEKAGVPKGVFNILTGNSSAIGKVLCEHPAVRFIGFTGSTEVGKILYQQASVGVKKLGLELGGNAPFVVFDDADIDAAVEGAIISKYRNMGQTCVCANRIYAQDKIYDQFVEKLSKKVAAMKIGDGTEAGVTQGPLINMAAVDKVEKHIADAIKGGAKIITGGKRHALGGSFFEPTVLSNVKADALVAHEETFGPLAPVFRFKDEAEVIAMCNNSPFGLASYFYARDLGRVWRVAEALEAGMVGVNTGLITTEVAPFGGVKESGLGREGSHHGMEEYVEIKYVMMAGV